TCTCCATGTATGGCCTTTTTGGTCAGCAAGTGATCGTACTTCTTCTCTAGAAGGTTTGTCAGGTACTTGGAAATCTCGTGAATTAGCTTTATATTAAGTTTCGGCCTTTTCCCTTTTGGAAGTGCATAGTACATCGTTTGAACCGCGGGCTGAGCAGTTCCCCCAGCTAGTGGATAAATTGAAGTATCAATGTAATCGACTCCAGCTTCAACTGCTTTAAGATAAGTAGCCACCGCTAAACCACTCGTTGCATGTGTATGAAAGTTTACCTTGATTCCATAACGCTCTTTAATTTCCTTCACGAGCTCGTAAGCTGTTTGAGGGTCGGCCAATCCGGCCATATCTTTAATTGTTATGTAATCCACGTCAAGCTCGATAAGCTCGTCAACCTTCTGTAAGTAGTAGTCTATTGTGAATATTGGACCGGTGGTATAGCATATCGCCCCCTGAACTTCAGCACCGATTTCCTTGGCTTTCTTAATTGCTGTCTTCATGTTCCTAACATCATTCAAGGCATCAAATACCCTAAAAATGTCAATACCATTTTTATAAGCAAGTTCTACAAATTTTTCCACGACATCATCAGGGTAGTGCCTATATCCTACTAGATTTTGACCCCTTAGCAACATTTGAAGCTTTGTCTTCCTTATATGTTCCCTTAGGAGTTTTAATCTCTCCCATGGATCTTCTCTCAGAAACCTTAGTGAAACATCAAAAGTTGCCCCTCCCCAAACTTCCATAGAATAGAAGCCTATTTTATCCATCTTCTCAGCAATTGGAAGCATATCCTTCGTACTCATTCTCGTGGCTATAAGAGATTGGTGAGCATCCCTAAACGTCGTGTCTATAATTTCAACCATTATTTCAACCTCCTTCTTTTACCCCATTTATATTACCTCACTATAAACGTATCTAAACCAGAGGTGTCCCTTAATGTCTACAAAAGGTTTTTCTTGATCAACGTTAAGGTGTTGATATGACTAACCCCTGGAAAATTTTCCTTGTGAGTTACGCTCACATAGACAGTGAATGGCTCTGGAAAGTCGATGAGACTGTTAATATTTGCAAGCTCACCTTCGAAAATACTCTCAAACTTATGGAAAAGTATAACTTCCTTACCTTTGCTCACGGGCCAGTTTTCTATTATGAACTTATGGAAAGTCATTATCCAAACATCTTTAGGAAGATAAAGGAAATGGTAGATAGGAAGCAGTGGAAGATCATAGATGGATCCTACGTAGAGTTCGATGCCAACATCCCCTCTGGAGAGTCTCTGATCAGGCAGTTTCTATATGGAATTAAGTACCTTGAGGAAAAATTTGGAGTAAAGCCTAGAACCCTTTACCTTCCGGACTCCTTCGGCTTCCCTCCAACCTTACCTAAAATACTGTGTGAGGTTGGAATAGAAAACTTCGCAACGAGTAAGCTTAATTGGAACGATACAAACCCCTTTCCATACCATATATTTAGGTGGAAAAGCAGAAGTGGAGAGGAAGTTCTAGCTTACAGCACTCCAGGAAGTTATAGCGACTATCTTTCGGATATTAAAAGGATACTCTGGAACGTGGAGCAACAGAGGGAAAAGCAGGAGATCCCAGTTATTATGCAAGTCTTTGGTAGGGGAGATCATGGGGGAGGACCGGAAGAAATCGAGGTTCAGAACGTTAAAAAGTGGATGGAGGAATATAAGGGTAGGCTGGAACTTATTGCATCGGGGATGGATGAGTTCTTCGATTATGTGAGGGAGCACTACCTGAAAGATCTTCCCATCTTCGAGGATGAGCTCTACCTTGAGTTTCATCGAGGCATCTTTACTACGGGGGCATGGATAAAAAGGTTCAACAGGCTAAATGAGCACCTGATCCTTCAAGTGGAAAAGCTGTACTCTCTTCTGAAGATTCTCTATGGTATTGAATATCCCTGGGAAGGAATCCTTAATTCCTGGAAGGCGATCCTCCTTACCCAAGGGCACGATGCCTTACCTGCTTCTATAACTAAGGAAGTTTACGATGACGTAATGAGGAGGAGCTCCAACGTGTACAAGGGTCTTTTATCCTTCCTCAGAAATGGGTTAAAGGTTATAGCTGAGAAGGAAAAAGCCCGCTACATCGTCTTTAATCCAAACTCGTTCCCTGTTTCCCCCTATATAAGGACATGGGAAAGCGTTAATGGCTTCTATCAAAGGCTTAAAAATGGGAGTAAGCTGGTTTACCTTTCAGAACTACCCCCGATTGGATTTAAAGGCTATGAAGAGGTGGGGGAAAGGCCGGAGGACTTCGTGAACATTGTGGAAAGGGAGAAGGATTTTATACTTGAGAACTCCTATCTTAGGGTTACTGTGTCTAAGAGAACAGGTTGGATAACGAGCATCTATGATAAGAAGAACAAGCGAGAAATCCTCAAAGAACCAATACGACCTAGGATTATGTTAGATTATCCAATGCCTTTTAGAGGTCGCTTTGTGCCAGCTTCAATGTTTGATGCATGGGAGGTTTATTACAGGGAGGGGATAAATAAGTACTTTCACCGTGACCTCAGGGCTAAAGAAGTTTTTATCTCAGAGAGAGGTCCGCTTTACGCTTCTATCTCAGCTAAATTCCATTATAAGCAGTTCCTAGGAAAGGCCTCAACTATGGAATTTGAAATTGGCCTCTATGCAGATAAACCTTACGTTGAGGTGAGGTTTAGAGCTCACTGGAATACCCACCATCGCTTCTTGAAGCTTTTAGTTCCAGTAGCCATTGATTCAGACAAAGCGGTATTTGAAGTCCCCTATGGGATCGTTGAGAGAGCTGATGCCTGCAGATCTGAAAATCCTAGGGAGAGGGCGAAATACGAGGTTTTGGGGCATAAGTGGGTTGACATCTCCGATGGAAGTTATGGTGTTGCAGTAATAAACGATTCTAAATACGGGTTCAGTTGGTGCAATGGGGTTCTGAGAATTAGCTTGTTAAGGTCTCCCTCCCAGCCATTAGCTGACTTCATAATGAAGTTCATTCGCATGAATAAGAAGGCCCAGGAGAAGTTCCAGGATATTAAGCTCCAAAAGTCCGGAAAATTAAAGAGGGAAATTATAAATATAATAATTTGGCTCATGGTTCTCTTCAATGAGCTTAGGAACAAAAAGAAAGTAACTCCGATAGATAGAGGTTATCACATAGCCACAGTGTGGGTGTATCCTCATGAGGGAAATTACGTGAAGGGTAACGTTCCAATGCTTGCTACGGAGTTAAACACGCTTTACATCCTTCAAAAGGGATCAGGAAGTAGCTCTACCATCTGGAACTTTATAAACGTGGAACCTCAGGAAAAACTTCAAGTTGTAACCGTGAAGCCATGCGAAAATGGGGATTGCTTTGTTTTAAGACTCTTCAATCCAACAGATGAACGCCTTAAAGCGATTCTAAGATTTAACGTTAAGGTTAAGAGTGCTGCCGAGGCTACCCACGATGAAAGGTTTCTCAGGGGGCTCCCTGTGAGGGACAACTCCGTGGAGGTATCTCTAGGTTCTTATGAAGTGAGAACCTTACTCATCACCGTGTTGTGATTTAATGCTTCTTGAGATTGTGATGTGAAGTCCCGGAGATAGAATGTAAATTAAAAATGATACTCACGAGTAAACTTCCTAAGAGAGTATTACCATTCCAGAAAGGCTAAACTGATAATTATCTATGATGGAGGATCGAAAGACGTACTTCTTATGCAGGTTCCTGAAGGAAATTAATAGACTCGCAGAGGAGAACGGGATGCTTCTCTTCACGATTAGCTATAAGGATCCATCCCTGAAGGAAAATTCTTCCATTAGGAGTTGGGAAGTTTTCTTTACTTACTTTTTTTCTTCGAAAGTTTGGGCGGGGAAGAGGTCAGCTAGCTAGAAAGAGCACTAAAAGGTTAGTTGTTGTTATAGATGAAGTTCAGTATCTTGTTAAAGCTGAGAAAGGGTTCCTCAGCACTCTTTCATGGAAGGCATTCTATCAAGAATAAAGAAGAACGGGTACTTGGAAGAGAGGAGTTGAAGTTTGATGTGCTGAAATATCGCTGAACTCTTCCTTTATCTCTTCCATTACGTCAAATCTCATTTTTATCTCACTTCTCCTGGGAAGCACAAAGCGGAACCAGAAATTGAAGAAGGCGTCGTTTATCCTAGCTAAGGGATTTGCAGAGGTTCTCAATACAGACCTAGTTAAACCCTGGGAAAATAAAGCCAGAAGAACTACTCAAATATGATCTAATAGGATTAGGTTTCGGAATTTATTACTGGAAACATCACAGAACACTCTTTGAGCTTATCAGCAAGTTTCCAGAAGTAAAAGGAAAGAAGGTTTTTATTATTCTCTACTGGCGGAATTAGCATACCTTTTATTAATTACAGAAAGCTCAGAAAAGCCTTGAGAGAAAAGGGATTTGAAATAGTTGGAGAATTTTTGCAGAAAACTTAGAGACACTTATGAGAAGTATAAATTCTCAACATTTATAAATACTTGAGAACTAAAATTTCTCAGGTATGCATATGAAGTTGGATGATATAACCTATATGAACCCCTGGTGGGAAGGAAAAGAAGATTACCACGTAAAACAATGGGAAAAGCAAAAAGTCCATTGGGAGCCAAAATGGATTAGAGAGATCTCTCTCAAGCCCTTCTCTCTTAATTTCGTTCTTGGGCCACGTCAGGTAGGGAAAACTACTGGCATAAAGCTTCTCATTCAAAAAATCTTAGAGGAGAATCCGCCAGAATCAGTCCTTTATTTAAACCTTGAGATTTTACCAACCTATAGGGAGCTTTTAGACATAATTCGAGAGTTTCAAGAATTAAAAAAAGAGGAAGGGATAAAGACTGGGTACATTTTCCTAGATGAAGCTTCCTCACTTGAGGGGTGGTGGAGAGGGGTTAAGCCCCTTATCGATTCTGGACTTTTGGAGAACGACGTAATTACCGTTACAGGTTCAAGCTCACTTCGAGTTAGGAGAGACATTGAATTGTTCCCAGGGAGAAGAGGAGGGGGTAAAACTTTAGAAGTAATGCCCCTCTCCTTCCCAGAGTATGCAAGAGTAATGGGGCTGAAAAAACACAAGCTAGAGGGTAGCAAGGTCATTAAGCTTTTTGAGAAGTACATCCAAACGGGAGGCTTTCCTGGATCTATAAACGGTTTTCCCATGGAAGATTTGCTCGGAGCTTATATTGGAGAGTTTGTTCGCTTTGGAAAAAGCTTGGAGATAGCAAAGGAAATCTTCTCAGCTTTAATAAGAAGTGCACCTTCGGCGACTAGTTTTAGAGCGTTAGCAGAAATGACATCGGGCTACTCCTACAAGGTAGTCCAGGATTACATTGAATTTTTCAGAGATCTCTACATCCTGGGAATGGCATACCTTAAACAGGGAAATCAGGTAATGTACAGAAGGGAAAAGAAGTTCTTCTTTAGGGATCCTTTGCTTGCGAAGCTCTTCTCCCTGTGGAGTGGAACGGAAATTGGAAAAGATGCCCTTTATGAGTGGATTGTTCAAGAGCATGTATTTAGAAAATTTGGCGAGATTCATTACTTTAGAAATAGCTATGAAATTGACATCATCGCTAGTGATATGAAGATTGAAGTTAAAGCTGGAAAAGCCCACAGGAAATATCCAAGAGGTGTGAAAGTTTTAGAGAAAGAAGATGTTCCATTTTTCCTAATTGAACTTTATAATGAGGATTGCTAAAAGCACAGATTGAGGACTTTTCAACACTCTGAAAAGTCTCACCCATTATTAGGGTTGTACAAATATAACTTGAAAGTCAACAGCGAAGTGCGCGTGTATGAGCTTATCCCTTATGCGGATCACAGGGAAGCTGAGGTCTCTTGAAGATTTTAAAATGTGAAAAGCTTAATTTCGAGTGTTGTTGGGTTGAATGTAAAGAAGAACCTTGAAGATGTGGGGAGTCTCCGTTTCCTGAAGGTTCCACGATGAAAATGGATAATGTTTACACTTTTTACTCAAAAGTACTGGATAGGCAGAACGACTCATTCACTAAACTTTCATCAATTCACCTAAACTGGTCATTGGGAAATTGAGCATCCAAAAAGCCTTAAATACTAATCATGATTAGTCAATTTATTGACAGGAAAAGGGAGCTGGCAATCCTCGAAAGGGAATGGAAGAACACTCCATCCTTTGTAGTCATCTATGGAAGGAGAAGGGTTGGAAAGACCCGGCTTCTCGTGGAGTTTTCCAAGGGAAAGAAGGTCTTCTTTTACACTTTTATGGAGGGAACGAAGGAGAGTCAGGTTAAAAGCCTCGCAAAGGAGCTGGTAGACTTTTTCAATGATGAGATCTTTCTAAGCTTCTCCGACTGGTACCCTCTGTTCAAGTACCTTTCGGGAAAATTGATGGAAAAACTCTCTTTGTATTCGACGAGTTTACCTATGCAGTTAAAAGCGATAGAAGCATCTTAAGTGCCCTTCAAAGAGTCTGGGATCACGAGTTAAGCTACAAGCCAGTAATGCTTGTTCTCTCAGGTTCACTAATGGGGATAATGGAGGATAATGTTCTTAGCCATTCTTCTCCCCTCTACGGTAGAAGAACAGCTGGCTTCAGACTCCGTTCTCTAGGACTCTTCCCTTCACTCAGGTTCTTCAAGAGCCCCATAGAAGGCCTTAAGTTTTACATGCTCCTCGGTGGAATTCCAGCTTACCTCATCATCGCCTCCCGCTACGAGACAGTAGGGGAGTTCGTTGAGAGGGAGTTCCTCACTCCTGAAGGGTACTTCTACGATGAGCCGTACATAGTCCTCTCCGAGCTTAAGGAGCTGAAAACTTACTTTTCAATACTTTCGGCGATGTCATCCGGAAGGAGAAGGCCCTCAGAGATAGCCAGCGAAGTTGGCCTGGAGGGGAGGAAGATATATCCTTACCTTGAGACGCTAATACGGCTTGGTTTCGTAGAGAGGGAACTTCCAATTGCAAGAAAGGAAAAACGGGGCCTTTACAGGATTTCCGACCCAATGCTAATGAGCTGGTTCTCGCTCATCTACCCAAACAGGACGGAGATAGAGCTTGGGACTATAACGCTCGAGAGGGTTGAAAAAATCCTCCAGAGGATTTTTTCCTTCCGCTTCGAGGACGTTTCGAGGGAATTCCTCGTGGAGATGAATAAAGCTGGAAAGCTTCCCTTTCGCTTCACTAAGATCGGTAGGTGGTGGTACAAGGGTGAGGAGATTGACTTAGTTGCTTTGAATGAAGATGAGGAGAAAGCCCTCTTTATAGAAGTGAAGTGGAAGGATCTTAAGGAGAGGGAAGTTAAGGGGATCCTGAAGGATCTAGAGAAAAAGGCTGGGCTTGTGGGTCTCGATGGATGGGATAAGAACTATGGGTTAATAGAGAAGAGCATCGAGAGGAAAGAAAAGCTTAGAGAAGAGAACTACCTCGTGTGGGACTTGAAAGATTTCGATGCTCTTAAGATTTTAAGTCAGTGAAGTTTCAAGGCTCTCCTCAGCGATCTCCAGTAGTTCCCAGGGTGTTAGGACTTCTATTCCATCCGGCTTTCTTTCAAGTACCCTCTCGTTCGGAACGACGAGAACTCTCTTGCATTTGAAGCGGCTCAGCTTCTCCTCGATCCTGTGGATTTCGCTGGCCTTTATCCCTTTTCTCCACTTGACCTCCCCGACGAGCTCAAGCCTCTTGAATCCTTGAAGGGCAACGTCCAGCTCAAGGTCGGGCAGTTCGACCTTCACCGGCCTCAGACCATAGGCCTTGGCTAGAAGTCTCTCGATGAAGCCCTCAACGTGCCTCGGGAGCTTTTCGTCTATTGCCTTTCTTATGAACTCACGTGGGGTGAGCTTTTGGGAAAACATCGAAAACCTCATGCTGAGGAAGGAGAACTTCCTCTACGCCGAGGCCGAGTTCCTTCTAAGACAGGAGCTTAGGGAGCCGGCAAGATACTTTGCGATCCTGAGGGCGATATCACTCAGGAAGACAACGCACGGGGAGATAGTGGACTACACCGGCTTTGACAGAGGAATCGTCTCGAAGTACCTTGACAACCTCGCCAGGATAAGGGTGATCAGAAAGGTTCATCCTGCCTTTGAGCCCGAAAAAAAGGAGGAACATGCGGTACGAGATTGCCGACAACTACTACGCCTTCTGGTTCCGCTTCGTTTATCCCAACAGGAAACTAGTTGAAAGGGAACTTTATAAAGAAGCCTTGGAACTCGTAAAGAGGGACTACAACCATTACATGGGTCGGGTGTTCGAAAAAGCCTCCCTTGACTTTCTATGGAAGCGCTTCGCCTTCGAGCGCGCTGGGAGGTGGTGGAGTAGGGAGGAGGAGATCGACGTCGTTGGAGTAAAGAGGGGAATGGCTTACTTCTTTGAGGTCAAGTGGAAGGATTTGAGCGAGAGGGAAGCTAGGAGATCTTGAAAGATCTTGAGAGAAAAGCAGAACTCGTGAGTAAGCTGAAAACCCTGCCGAGGAGATTCGGATTGGTGGCAAGGGGATCGAGGGAAAGGAAAGGCTCATCGATAAGGGCTACCTGGTTTTCGACGTCAAGGATATGTTCCGGTTAGGATAGCTCTCTGGATTTGCTCAGGAAATTGGGTCGTTTCGAAAGGGTTTATGGATTTTATAAGGTGGTTGCTCATCGCTGATGTCACCTGCTTTGAGATCATCGCTTCAGGAAGCGATGGATCTCAAGTGTCTCGTATGTATTAGACTCAGACCAGTGCAAGGATGAGGGTAGCGTAACAATCACGGCGGTTCCGACCACGAGCGATGGTCTTATGACAACCTGGCAGTAAGCTATGTCGTCCCCCTAGAACTTCTCAAGGTCTCATTCGCAAATCTCGTCAAGGCAACACCTTGTCCTGAGTTCGATCTAGATAAACTGGATGTAGAGGTGAAGGTGGCGACGATCCTATCCGGTCAAGGCACCAGCACGGAAGACATCTGCAACAATCTGCCCAAGAAGGTAGGAGAGAAATCATCAAAAGTGTTGATCCCTTCAAGGTAGAATAGGAGGACGACAACAAGCGAGCAAGAAGAGCAGAAGGGGGCATTACATGCTGAACACTTACTTTGCTTTCTGGTTCCGCTACGTTTACCCAAACGCTGACTTGATCGAAAGTGGGAAGGCGAATTGTTATGGATGGCATTTATATACCTACAAAAATAACGTATAATAATCGAAACGTACTTATATCTAATTATGATTATATATAAGGGTGATTAGATGAAATTCATCGATCGAGAACTAGAAATGGAAATCCTTGAAAGGGAGTGGGAGAATAGGCCTTCCTTTGTTGTTCTCTACGGTAGGAGAAGGGTAGGAAAAACCCGTCTCCTGAAAGAATTTTCAAAGGATAAAAGAACCTTCTTCTTCACCTTTCCTGAAGCGATCAAAGAAGTTCAGATGAAAGAGTTCAAGAAGACCATGGCAGAATTTCTAGGTGATGACTTCGCCAGAAAACTGGAAACAAGAGACTGGCTTGACCTTTTGAGGTACCTTGCAGAGAAAGTTGATGATTGCCTCATAGTTCTCGATGAGTTCACATATGCCATAAAGTCAGAGAGAAAGATATTGAGCGATCTTCAGAGAACGTGGGATGATATCCTAAGTGAGAAAAAAGTCATGCTTGTGATTTCTGGTTCCCTCCTTGGCATGATGTGGGATGATGTGCTGAGCTATGCATCACCACTCTACGGTAGGAGAACAAGGAGCATGAACCTTAAGCCATTTGATTATCCTAATGCACTAAAGTTCTTCTCCGATCCGGAGTTTGGAATAAGAGTATATATGCTCGTCGGTGGGATTCCATCATACCTTAAGCTCGCGGGTCGCTACAACACCGTTGAGGAGTTCATCAGAGAAGAGTTCCTAAGTGACTACGGCTTTTTTTATGATGAACCTTACGTCCTTCTCGGAGAGGAGCTTAGAGAACTGAAGACGTACTTCTCGATACTTAGGGCGATAGCAGAAGGAAACAGAAGACTCGAGAGGATAGCGAACTTTATCGGCTTACCCATGAGGAGCGTTTACCCCTACGTTGATACGCTTGTGAGGCTTGGATTAGTGGAGAGGGAAAGCCCCATTCTGGGGAGCAGGAAGGTGAGCCTCTATCGCATTAAGGATCCAATGCTCCTCACGTGGTTCACCCTAACTTATCCACAGATGGCCGAGATAAGCTCTGGAACGGCGAAGCTTGACAGCTTATACAAGGTCTATTCCATCCGTTTCGAAGAGCTGGCTAAAGAGTTTCTCACATTATTCCGTCCCATAGAGTTCGAAACCCTTGGAAGGTGGTGGTATAGGGGAGAGGAGATAGATATTGTTGCCCTCAGGAAGGATAAGACCACCCTAATAGAGGTAAAGTGGAAGGATTTGAGTAAGAGGAGTGCTCTAAGAGTTCTTCGGGAGCTTGAGGAGAAATCCGAAAAGCTTCATCCTATCGAGAATATTGGGTTGATAGCAAAGAGCGTGAGGGGAAAGGAAAAGCTCCGGGAAGAAGGTTACCTTGTGTGGGATCTAGAGGATATAATAGCCCATGGATTCAAACAGAATCCTCAATTCGGTGATCTATCTGAGTACTTTCCGAAATTATAATGGAGGAGTTTAAAAAGGCTTATTAAATTTTGTACGGTCTACTCAACGAGAAGCTCCGCCTTTTTCAATTCCTTTAACTTCTTGGGAAGAATTTCTGCAGCTCCCCATTTTTCAATAAAATACTAAAAGAGGGTTATCTAGCTAACGATTTCCTTAATCTTTTTGAAAACCTCTTCCCCATCCATCATGTAAGGAGGCCTTAAGATGGGTTTTATAGGAAATCCCCTAGCAACCATTGCAAGCTTTACCGCTGAGGCAAAGGAGGATGCTATGCTGTAGATTTTAGTTATCTTGACAAGCTTTCTTGCAGAATTCATAGCTTTCTCGAGGTTACCCTTCTTAAATGCGTTCCAAACTTCCAAGTGGATCTCTGGGACAAAGTTCGCACACGCCATTATCCCTCCATCGCCTCCCAGGATTAAATTGGGGAGGAAGTACTGGTCTAATCCAGTAAAGACTTTGAAGTCCTTTCTCTCTTCTTTTATCTCAATTAACCCACTAAGGTACGTCAAGCTATCAACGCTGGCCTTTACCCCAATTACATTAGAATATTCAAGAGCTAGCTTCCTTACAACTTCTAAGCTTATTGGATTTGCACAGGAGGGGATCGCATAAAGGATTATTGGGATGTCAACCTTCTCAGCAACCATTGAAAAGTGCTTAAATATGGCATCTTCCTTAAGTCTGCAGTAATATGGTGAAACTATCACAACACCATCGGCCCCTATCTCCTTCGCATGCTTCGTCAACTCTATTACTTCAAACGTGCTAGTTGAACCAGTACCAACTAGGTAAGTTCTAGAGGTGACTTCCCTTCCCTTTTCAGCTAGTATCTTCCTTTCTTCTAGGCTTAAGCTTGTAAACTCTCCAGTGGTAGAGTTGATGAATATTCCATGAACTCCCTTTTCCTCTAGGAATTTTATGAGCCATTCGAGGGCTTCAAAGTCTATGGAATGATCCTCTTTAAACGGTGTTATTAGGGGAACTATTACGCCTTCCATGGGATCACCACAAAATAGAGCAACGCTCTATGCACTTTAATTATATATTTAGATGAAAGTCGAAGCGAAAAAATTTTTATTGTTTTAAATCTACAATTTTATGCATTTGAACGGGGTGGTGTACATGCATGACCTGTTAGAGTTCGCCATTGAGAATGCCCTAGAACTGGGGGCTAGTTATGCTGAAGCGAGGTTCGAGGAAAAGCAAGGAATTTCCTTAGCTATGAAGAACGGCATTCCTGAGGGCATGGAGATTCTATCCGACAAAGGAATTGGGGTTAGGGTTCTTGTAAACGGTGGGATGGGCTTTGCAAGTACTAACGTTCTAACGAAGGAGAGCATTGCTGAGACTGTGAAAAGGGCCGTGAAGCTTGCTAAAGCGGCTTCAAAGCTTAGAAAGGAACCGATAACCTTCAGCGAGGAGGACTTCCATAACGTATACTATGAAGTGAAGATGAAAAAAGACTTTAGGGATGTTTCGCCGGAAGAGAAGCTCGAGCTACTTAAAAAGATCGAGGAGGAGGTCACCTCAACAAACGTTAACGTCCCTATGAGGTACATAGCCTATAGCGATCACGTTTGGCACAAGGTATTCATGAACAGCGAAAACGCGAAGATAGAGAGCCTGATCCCAAGGGTTTCCGTAATGTATAACCTGGTTGTTTTCGAGAACGGTCAAATGGAACAGGCCCCATTCATTCAAAGGGCTTTCTCCGGAGGTTTGGAGTTAATAGAGAAGGATGAACCCTGGGAAAGGGCAAAGAGAGAGGTTGAAACCCTCCGGAAGATAATAACTGAAGGTAAGAGATCTCCAGAAGGGAAGGTTGACGTTATTATAAGCCCCGAAGTTGCGGGGATAGCGGTTCACGAGAGCGTTGGCCATCCATATGAGCTTGACAGGATAATGGGAAGGGAAGCCGCCCAAGCTGGGGAGAGCTTCGTAAAACCGGAAATGCTTGGAGAGAGGATTGGAAGTGAAGTAGTTACCGTAATAGACGACCCCACGATTCCAAACAGCTGGGGCTTCTACTTGTACGACGATGAGGGAGTCAAAGCTAGGCCCAGGTACTTGATAAGGAACGGGATCATAACTGAGTTCCTAATGAATAGAGAGTACGCTGCAAAGCTCGGCCTTAGGTCAAATGCTGCTGCAAGGGCGATAAACTATAACAGGGAACCAATAGTAAGGATGGCAAATACTTATCTAGCCCCAGGAGATTACTCCTTTGAGGAGCTTATTGAGGATGTTAAGCTCGGTGTTTACATGGTAAGCTTTAACGAGTGGAACATTGACGATAGGAGGTACCAACAGAGGTACATAGGGAGGGAAGCTTACCTAATAGAGAACGG
This Pyrococcus horikoshii OT3 DNA region includes the following protein-coding sequences:
- a CDS encoding ATP-binding protein, whose translation is MKFIDRELEMEILEREWENRPSFVVLYGRRRVGKTRLLKEFSKDKRTFFFTFPEAIKEVQMKEFKKTMAEFLGDDFARKLETRDWLDLLRYLAEKVDDCLIVLDEFTYAIKSERKILSDLQRTWDDILSEKKVMLVISGSLLGMMWDDVLSYASPLYGRRTRSMNLKPFDYPNALKFFSDPEFGIRVYMLVGGIPSYLKLAGRYNTVEEFIREEFLSDYGFFYDEPYVLLGEELRELKTYFSILRAIAEGNRRLERIANFIGLPMRSVYPYVDTLVRLGLVERESPILGSRKVSLYRIKDPMLLTWFTLTYPQMAEISSGTAKLDSLYKVYSIRFEELAKEFLTLFRPIEFETLGRWWYRGEEIDIVALRKDKTTLIEVKWKDLSKRSALRVLRELEEKSEKLHPIENIGLIAKSVRGKEKLREEGYLVWDLEDIIAHGFKQNPQFGDLSEYFPKL
- a CDS encoding dihydrodipicolinate synthase family protein is translated as MEGVIVPLITPFKEDHSIDFEALEWLIKFLEEKGVHGIFINSTTGEFTSLSLEERKILAEKGREVTSRTYLVGTGSTSTFEVIELTKHAKEIGADGVVIVSPYYCRLKEDAIFKHFSMVAEKVDIPIILYAIPSCANPISLEVVRKLALEYSNVIGVKASVDSLTYLSGLIEIKEERKDFKVFTGLDQYFLPNLILGGDGGIMACANFVPEIHLEVWNAFKKGNLEKAMNSARKLVKITKIYSIASSFASAVKLAMVARGFPIKPILRPPYMMDGEEVFKKIKEIVS
- a CDS encoding TldD/PmbA family protein — protein: MHDLLEFAIENALELGASYAEARFEEKQGISLAMKNGIPEGMEILSDKGIGVRVLVNGGMGFASTNVLTKESIAETVKRAVKLAKAASKLRKEPITFSEEDFHNVYYEVKMKKDFRDVSPEEKLELLKKIEEEVTSTNVNVPMRYIAYSDHVWHKVFMNSENAKIESLIPRVSVMYNLVVFENGQMEQAPFIQRAFSGGLELIEKDEPWERAKREVETLRKIITEGKRSPEGKVDVIISPEVAGIAVHESVGHPYELDRIMGREAAQAGESFVKPEMLGERIGSEVVTVIDDPTIPNSWGFYLYDDEGVKARPRYLIRNGIITEFLMNREYAAKLGLRSNAAARAINYNREPIVRMANTYLAPGDYSFEELIEDVKLGVYMVSFNEWNIDDRRYQQRYIGREAYLIENGEIKHPVKRPILEITTRGLWSSVDAVGKEVEFYAGTCGKGEPGQGVPVWMGGAHARLRDIPLRRP